The Humulus lupulus chromosome 7, drHumLupu1.1, whole genome shotgun sequence region TTCGAACAAAATAAATCTTCTTGAAAGATTATATGGTTTTAGAATGAACTCCTATATTTCTTTAGATGAAAATATTGATAAATTTAATGAGATTATTGTTGGTTTGGCTAATATTGAACATAAGGTAGATGAAGAAAGTCAAGCAATTACCTTGCTCAGATCATTACCAATTGCCTATCAAGAAGTCAAAGTAGCAATAAAGTATGGCAGAGATGTGATTGCCTTGGAGGATGTTCTTGGAGCTTTAAAGTCGAAGGAGTTCGAGTTACAACTTGAGAAAGAAACCAGGAAAGATGAGGCTTACTTTGTTCGAGGAAGAAATCTAAAGAGAGGCTCATCCAGAGGAAATCAATCACACCATTCAAGGTTGAAGTCAAGAGGGAAAGACTCAAGACAGTGTTATCACTGTGGGAAAATTGGACATATTAGGAGATTTTGCAACTTGTTAAGAAATCAACAAGGGTCCAGATCAAACCAGGACCAGAGAAGACCAATCTACAATCAATTTCATAATGAAAACAAACACCAGCAAGGAATGAAGTCTCATAATGATTCTGCAGCTGTGGCAGAAACCAAAGATGACTGCTAATCAGGAGAACTTTTCTCAATATCTGAGAAATCAGATATCAAAGAGTGGATCCTTAATTCAGGATGCACTTACCATATGTGTCCTAACTTAGATTCATTTTTTGATTATAAAGAAACTGATGGTGGTAGAGTACTAATGGGGAATGATGTTTCTTGCAGGGTAATTGGTCTAGGAAATGTGGCAATTCGACAGTTCAATGGAGAGGTGAAAGTGCTCAACAATGTGAGATACATACCCGAATTGAGAAGGAATTTGATATCCTTGGGAGCTCTTGAAGAAGAAGGATATGGCTACAAGTCTTTGAATGGGAACCTAAAGATCACAAAAGGATCTTTACTGGTCATGAAAGGAAAGAGAGTCAATGGACTGTATGTACTAGAAGGAGAAACTGTAGCCATTGCTGAAACATTTGTTGTTAAGACTCAAGAAAGTGAGATGAATCTGTGGCACCAACGGATGGGACATATCAGTGAGCAGGGGCTGAGAGAGCTTCACAAACAAGGAAGCATAGACAAGTTGAAGACCTGTGCATTACCTTTCCGTGAAGCATGTGTATTTGGAAAGTAACACAAGATTAAATTCACAACTGCTACACACAATACAAAGAAGGTTTTGGAGTATGTTCATGCGAATTTGTGGGGGCCAAGTAGAGTTCCAActcattttggtaatttttatttcttatccattatagatgattttagtagatgtGTTTGGACATATTTGCTTAATACTAAAGATGAGTGTCTAGAGAAGTTTAAAATTTGGAAAAACCAGGTAAAAAATCAAACAAATCTTAAACTTAAGACACTTAGAACTGAAAATGGATTAGAATTTATAAATAATGAGTTTGATGATCTATGTAATGAGTATGGAATCACAAGGCACAGAACTGTAGTTAGAACCCCACAACAGAATGGAGTGGCTGAACGCATGAATAGGACCTTATTGAATAAAGTGAGATGTTTGCTTATTAGTTCTAGTCTAGGGAAGTCATATTGGGGAGAGGCTTTAGCAACTGCTAGTTATCTTATAAATAGAAGCCCAAATCGTTTTATAAAACTTAAGACCCCATATGAAATGTGGTATGGCAAGCCTCCTAGTCTTAAACACTTGAAAGTTTTTGGTTGTGCAGCATATGCACACCAAACAAAGGACAAACTAGATGATAGATCCATTAAGGGAATTTTTCTTGGATACCCTTTAGGCACAAAAGGATATAGGATTTGTTTGAATCAAAATGGTAGACCTAAGGTCATAATTTCAAGAAATGTAGTGTTTAATGAATATGATTTTCCTCACTTGAAAGCCGAGAAAGGTTGTGATGTTTATGGTGCAGGTGCATTGAAAAAGAATGATGACTTGACTGAGTTTAAGATAAAATTGAAAGGATATGAACCAGAAAATGAGAAAAGCAACACACCAGGTGAAGATTATACTGAAGATCAATTAGACCAGTCCACAGATTTAACAGGATATCAGCTAGCAATGGATTGTGTGAGAAGAAAAATTCACCCACCTGCAAGATATGCTGAGGCAGACCTGATAGCCTATGCTTTGGCTATAGTTCAAACAGGTGACATACCAGAACCATTAAGCATAGAAGAAGCTACTTCAGGAAAATACAAGAAGGAGTGGAATCAAGCTATAAAAGAAGAGATGGACTCTCTGAACAGAAATGACACATGGGAATTGGTGGAAAAACCAGATAACAAGAAGGTGATAGCTtgcaagtggatttttaaagtAAAGGAAGGAGTAACACAGGAAGAACCAGTGAGATTTAAGATCAGGTTAGTGGCTAAAGGCTTTACTCAGGTGGAAGGAATTGATTACACTGATGTGTTCTCACCTGTAGTAAAGTATAAAACCATAAGACTGATGTTATCTATGGCTACTCAACAAGATCTGGAGGTAGAGCAACTAGATGTAAAAACAGCATTTCTAAAAGATTATTTGAAGAAGAGGTCTACATGCATCAACCACCTAGATTTCAGGTGGAACAAGAGGGAAAGGATCTTGTATGCAAACTGAAAAGGTCCTTGTATGGCCTTAAACAATCTCTACGACAATGGAACAAGAGATTCAACAATTATGTCCAGGAAATTGGTTTCACAAGATCAAAGTTTGATCACTGCTTATACTATAAGCATCTTGAGGAATCAACTAGAGTATATTTACTgatgtatgtagatgatatgctcatcatgggCAAAGACAAAACAGTGATAAAGGGAATCAAAGACAAGCttaaagaggaatttgaaatgaaagaGCTCGGTCAAGTTCAAAAGATACTTGGGATAGAAGTGACAAGGAACAGAAAAGATGGGATTCTGAATCTTAAACAAGCAAGTTATATTCAGAGGGTACTTCAGAGATTCAACATGCAGGATTCAAAAAGTGTTTCAGTACCTCTAGGAGGAAAATTTGTACTTTCAAAAGATCAAAGTCCAAAGACAATCGAGGAGACAAAAGAAATGGCAAAAGTCCCTTATGCTATGGCTCTAGGGTGTTTAATGTACATCATGACCAGCACTAGACTAGACAtagcacatgctctaagcattctTAGCAGGTTTATGTCCAACCCCGGATTAGAGCATTGGAATGCTCTTAAGTGGCTACTTAGATATCTAAAGGGAACTACTGAGATAGGACTGAGATACAGACAGATGGATCAGAAAGTTACACTTGAAGGTTTTGTAGATGCAGACTAtgcagcaagtaaggatacaaggaAGTCAACTACTTCATATGTATTCACAACAAATGGAGATTGCATATGTTGGAAGTCCCAACTACAGTCAGTGGTGTCACTATCAACAACTGAAGCTGAGTTCATGACCACCACCGAAGCATTCAAAGAGGCAATATGGTTACAAGGAATCTTAAAGGAGCTTAAACTTCTCAAAGGCAAAGCTATTGTGTACTCAGATAATCAATCATCGATTCATCTATGCAAGAATCCGGTTTACCATGAGAAAACCAAGCACATCGATATTAGACTATTCTGGATTAgagagaagattgaagaagaagtagTTGAGCTGGAAAAGGTGAAGACTGAAGAAAATCCTGCTAACATTGGTACTAAGGTGTTATCTGTAGGCAAATTCAGGCATTGCTTAGATTTGCTTAACCTTAATAACTAAGCAAGGATTTTATGGTCCACTATCGGAGTCAAAGACAACTTTGCTGAAGctaggatttgaagaaaagagGTGGAATTTGTGGAGATCTTTCCTACAAATCCTAACTAACCCAACTGTTTTAGCTGTCAACTAATCTTGgcaacctatatatatatatatgttgttgtCTTTCATTTCAGAGGGGTGAAAAAGAGAGTGTGAAAGAAAGACGAGAGAAGTtatattgagagaaagagagaatacAGAGAAAGAGAATTTGAGCATGTGTATTGTGAGGACTGAGAGAAAAACACAACTGTTAGAAAATGTTTGAGATTAGaaccttagagagagaaagtttctTGGGAGTCTTGAAGTGCTTGTTCTCAACTGTAATTGTATTCAGAGATTGCATCGATTGATGATGATGATAGTGGATCAAACAGGATGTAGGTCAGATTGATCTGGTTCTTCCTTTATTTTTCTGTATTTAACTTTTGATTACTAGCATTTCATATTAACTAATCTGATATATTAGTTATTGCAATTGTTTTATGTCATTGCTGATTGAATTCTAAGAATCTTGATCAAAGAAAACATAAGAGTTTTCCTACATGTCTGAACATGTGAATCCAACACTATTTGGCATCTTTgtgttatatgatgataaatagtTGTTGCTTCATGAACTCTATTCTCTACAAGGTCTGTGAAACTTCTCACCAGAATCTGCATCGTTACATGGCAAGAAACTTTGATGGCTATATTATCAATGATTTTACTTACTATTATACTGGAATTTTACTATGATCGTAATATTAGGGTAGGGATGCTAGTATTAGAATAGGATCTAGTTCTAGATCGCTGGGGCCTTAATGCCCTTTTAAGTTTAATCGTGAAAGGTATCCTACGCTCTATGACTTCACCTAGTATTGCATTGTGCACCAAACCTGATTGCAAGGTGCTTAATTTGACATGTTCATAACTTCATAATCTTTCTTATGCATAACTCTAATTTATTTATGCTCTAGATGCAGATTACAGAACATTGAGTACCAATAAGTAAAAATAGGCTTGTTTATAGACTATAAGGGGGTGACCCGTTTCAGGGCATGGGATAGCGGCCTTGGATAACCAGTTACTCCATGGCTAATGAATCCCCTATTTGATTGTCTCTATCTAGTTATTGAATATACTTGAATCACTATTGATTGTTGTTAGTAAGTAAGCTACAATTGTCAAAACTATACCGAACTTTTCTTCTCAACCCCAAATTTACAAGTCGTGTTATTTTGCTCCAACTTTTCGTAATTAAACCGATTTCGTTTTCTCTGAAATTGAATTCATTGGAATGAGTCTTCTTGTCATGCCCCTATTGAAACGGGACTAACTGATCAATGAAGCCTACAACGTTTCTTGCACTGTGATTGCTTGAATCAGGAAAGCAAAAGACTCAGATTTattgtcattaaaaaaaaaatcagatttgttATCACTTAACACTTTACACGTGTTGGAACATGAAACGGTTTATTTTTTCTCGTAGAATTTCTTATGATGTAGTTATCCAATTTCTGTCGGGATTGGTTTACTATATTTGTACGTTGAATGGCAAAACTGTAATAAACGGTACACTGACTCAGGCAAAGTGGGTTACTTCGTTGTCGTAAACGACGACCAGCTCCTGTCCAATCATATTCGAGAAAACTCCGTACGGAATCATGCAAAGAGAGCAAGAGAATAGGAGGGTTATATGGTCATTTCACCTCCTCATGCTGTTGACGAAGGTAGTTTAAACTTCAATTGCGTGCTTCTATTTCACTTCCCCTGTTTTTCAAAACTCTCaacaaaaattaagaaaaaaaataatctcAAAGGAAAAAATTCGGTAGTGTTTGGATTATGACTCTATCGTTATTTCGATCTGTGGTGGAGGGAATCGTAACTCGGCGGATAATTCTTCTGTACGCAACGACGTGGACGGTTCTGTTAACGGTCACGGTAGCGGTGGCGTCGTTTGCACCGGAAATCGCATACGTGATGGCGATAACGCCGTCGTCATCGTTTTCCAAGGCCTGTAATTCGAAAGGGTTGGTAAGAATACCACTGAGCGATCCAATGGAGGTGCTATGCTTCCCATCCCATATGGTAAAGAGGTCCAGGATAGATTTCTTCGTCCCTACAGTCTTCGCCGCTCTTGTTGTGGCCGGTTCCGCTTGCGTTGTTCGTTCTTTTGGCTTATATGGTGGTTGACGTTGTTCCGTGtgatcgttttttttttttttttttgagggtaATCCCTGTGATCATTAagccttttcttttttatttcaatctctctttaattttattttatggaGAGTCTCTCAACTCAATATAGGTTTATTAGTGGTATGAGTTTGTGTTGTAACAATTGGCTAGTTTATGTATGGTCAATGTTGGTTGAaatgaattttgaaaaaaaattgtatttttgtgaTGGTGTTCTCCATTGTGTATTCTTGCTTGTGATTACTAAAAGATCACCTTTTTGTTACAAGGCAAGTTGTGAAGAGCATTAAGCATAATTGCAAGTAATGGAGTTGGAGTTTTCATTAATAAATTCCATGGGTCCGTCCGTTATAATGGTTgaagataaatttgtatcaagTTTTGCCTAAGTGCGAGAAAACTATGATAataatattatacatatatatatatataaaaagaaccGACTTGACAACTAAGGGTCCATAGCTCAGTGGTAGAGCATTTGACTGCAGATCAAGAGGTCACCGGTTCGAACCCGGTTGGGCCCTTTTTACTCTTGTTCTTAAATGAAAATACGATTTGTTGGACAGAGATTATTGGGTGATGGGTTTTTGAGTTTGGGTCGGCGGCTAATGTTGCTGGGCAGAGATTTATGAGTTTTTGggttttttattaaattttgtttagtttttaattattcaatttaaataacttaattattcaatttggtttattaaaattattttttaattaatcttttaatttaaaatcaattaatatatattttaaattatcaaaTGACCCAACTAGGTGGTGATAGTTGTTATAATTTCCTACTCGTGTCTTTTTTTTCCCAAATAATGAAGTGGTAGTGACAAAATTAACTAAATCATAACGTTTGATATTTAATCTgttgaaaaaaaatatgatatataaGAATATAAAACTAAAAATACGTAGGATTTTTGTAGCAAATACCATTTCATAAATGACTACTTTTTATGCATAATACAAAACATAAAAGAGACTATCACTCAACACTACAAATTTGAACGTGAATACAATATTATTGTTGTGAAATAAAATTGTTATCTTTTGCAAGGGTTAATgacataaatttttaattttaattgttaattttgatgaaatattataaatatttaacccggtcttcttcacggaccaatacggcactagctgcatcttctgtgacaactaggatcccaaagatggagtattgagACCggactgggaagggccatatcaaatcaccgaagtcattaaggaaggaacttacaaattaacTCGACTCAATGGAGAAGCAATCCCACGAACCTGGAACGCTattcatttgaagaaatattatcagtagcacccttgtaaggcttaaatgccactttttttttaagcaataagaattaaatctttgtttattattgtgtatatttgtgggagtaatctcaagtaaccatgaaagaccctttcctagttacttggggggcatatggtgcctggatataaccatgtcgccttaaaggcttagaagttgattcaaattgattgattgttgtttttcttaaaaaacacgagatattgataaaggattaacgcgaactaagtcctatcctggatataaccaggtcgactcaaaacttagaagttgattcaaattgattaatcggtgtttttcttaaaaagcacaagatattagtcaagaattaacacgaactaagttttcaaactaacgtcctggacataaccaggtcataaaacttagaagttaattcaaattgattgatcgatatttttcataaaaagcacgagatattgataaaaattaacgtgaaataagttttcaaactaacgtcctggacataaccaggtcctaaaacttagaagttaattcaaattgattgatagttgtttttcttaaaaagcacgagatatcaataagaggttaacgcgaactaagtttttaatgcaATGTCCGGAATGCAATCGCGAtttatcttagaagttgggtcAAGATTGGTTAGCATGTTTTTTCTAAGAAAAGTATAAAAGCATCAATCATAgcaccaacaaaaagaaaaacctcGAGGTGGAAAAAAGAAAGGTGTATAGAAGCAAAAATggataaagccaattgtctcgaggtggaaaaacctcatacaaaagttacaaaaaataataataataaaagtgttCGAAAAAGAAATGCCCTAGGCCCCACCGGGCTGCTCCgttgaggtcgccgtctcaccctcctgctcggccgctgtggaggtctccccggtctcagagggcgcctcttgctgaagaTGAGCTCTAAACCCCTCCAGGAGGGGCTCCCAGACATCCGCTCCTagaaaggagaagtcgccatccggGTTGAAAacccagcagtggtatagcatgtcctccatggcggagctggaagctgccttctccgttgccaaggcggccttggcctctGCAGCCTCGATTTTCGCAGAGTCTAGCGCGGCTcaggcagccttggcctcctcgagtttggccgttacagcggctagggcggccttgttagcctcggcctcttgCAGCTTAGGACGGGACACGTCCAGCTCGGCCCGCGCAgccaccaaggcatccttagcctcctgttcctgcttttgggcagtcttcaggGCGGCCAAGGTAGTCTGCTGGGCGGCCAAAACAGCCTGATtctcgcccctcatgtccttgagccgagccttggacctggttatgctccggtgaagagccaaggcaccctacaaAGCAAAAAGACAACTGCCTTaggaaaaaaatagaaagaacgTGCGATGCATGATAACCAAAGAGTACAAAATGTaaagccagcttaccgttagagccattcccagtgaagactccatcacgctctccgggctccttgtttcgatcgccCACATGTCCCTTTCGGTGGCGCCgtagtagtggtcgacggtgtaggtcgTCGTCTCGTACACAgtcccccgaaagacatcagGAATTTTATCTaaggcctgggggtccaccggaatgCGCACCTCAGGGGCTGTGGTTGCCAAATCCCGGGCTCCGCCCCCATATCTCGAACaaaggcgggagctcgtggagggggcgggggcatcttctccactgcggcaggaggtggaggtaccttggcctgggcagctggggtctgggcagctggggtctagtctttcccctttgcaggggccTTGGAtggggtcccagcggctttcttcgccacccggagcttcttcattttgggcctagAGGCCCCAACAGAAGAGTTCCCcccggtgaacatagctcgcaggtctttgttcccgggctgagacatttcctttggcaaaacaaagacaacattagtatacaagtaagcatttatgcaagaacaaaaataagggggaaaaagcggaactcaagtatatatattgaaagggatcctaccccccgagctagaagaggaatctatggtcacgaccatcgaccccggagctcctgcgggggaatctaagacaatgacttcgtgagctggaacaggttctgggtccgaatctggttcgggactagactcttaTACATActtcctaagacccggagctacagtACCCTCCCGAAGAGATGGCCACGACCAgagattagtcccatactcctcaaagagggccgacctaaaggctaaggtgttgtctacgactacagtacccctagggtggctactctcgtaatccagcacgagccagtcgacgcattggagtagggttatgtcgaGGTCTGGGTCGTTTCGATGGCAttggacgggctggttgggattaaacctagctaaccgaggatcggcggtggccctatctaagcccctgaacatgtaaggattaccttgcctaGAGGGACCTgtggctgctccggaccggatcctctcctcgtctgttctttgggcgacctccagcgcccgcttcctcctcgtTCTTatgagaggcacctcgtcctcctcgtcctcatcctctccttcccccgcggcctcctTCTCGGGGATGGGCCTcttctcgcgagctgggggaagcccccggggtctccttagggccaaagtctggcctggagagatcagtttgcatgccaacatcgtctcgtctgtcacgagctggcgatagtccttttcactggggggcagacccgccagtgtctcgtactgactcccgaggatcacagacttgtctgtcctcgtgaaaatggctgcagaattgttctaagttagaaactgataaaggggagctaatcaatacttaacttacgagctaagagtaaaatGTACTTACGAGGACGcttgaagtaatgaagttcgcagttgcgaaatcccttggacataaagaactggtctttgaagtcattggggtggctgggcaactcgatgaccgcagccgtgtttgggaAGCGGgacaggtagtagaacccatcgcctcgcccccgctgctccgggctggccttgaggcagaaaaatataagatgtccaccggagtggggacctcccattcctgtttcaggaacagatatctcaaccccgccaacaaacggtaagagttgggggggagctggaaaggagccaacttcacgtagttgaggaagtcggcgaagtattggtccagtgggaggaaggccccagccttgaagtgctcgtcactccaagccgcgtattcctcgtcgagcggcgcgcagctcagctcaccttctaggggaggtcgggcgatcagggcgcccctccccagctcgatgttatgggagaggaatattttattcactctcccctggtcggtgatcttcgagacgatcctcttgGCCTTGAAAAAAGCATCGGGAGcaacctcgagctcctgctccacggccggccaaaagacggggattggggagtctgtcatcacctcctttcctttggattgttgggaggacgagctgcctgcgttcttcttaggagcgttcttcttgggtcccattgggtcgcctagcgaacaaaagaagtaattttagaaaaggcgacctaaacaTAAGAAAGGATCTAAagagaagtgtttcctttgcacgggctgagctggagagtgagaccacgcggttctatgaacacgcgcctgtgctcccaacagatccacGATTACTTggaattcatgtgtcaggagggtcaggataaaagtttgccttgggaggaaagtttcagtaagcaagaagtgcaaaaccgcctgtgaagcgtgtcccctaagctacctggttttgcacccaaaatgctggatattttaaacaagcataccaaaaaaaatcatacccagaaaatttccccagaaaacgcaccctatGAAGCAtgttcctaaatggttttcttctacaatcgatgccctaaaataaaaacctacaccctCCATACTCACAAAAACCAGCAGAATATTGCATGTAGCTACAGTaattatttacctaggctacagtgaaaagaaaatttaaagcatgcacagtCAGAAAACTTACGAAATGTTTTGCTGTGGGggagatgaaggggtcgtctaGGTTGGGGCCTCGATGGGATAACTGGTACCAAAACCTC contains the following coding sequences:
- the LOC133789518 gene encoding uncharacterized protein LOC133789518 yields the protein MTLSLFRSVVEGIVTRRIILLYATTWTVLLTVTVAVASFAPEIAYVMAITPSSSFSKACNSKGLVRIPLSDPMEVLCFPSHMVKRSRIDFFVPTVFAALVVAGSACVVRSFGLYGG